One segment of Comamonas thiooxydans DNA contains the following:
- a CDS encoding carboxymuconolactone decarboxylase family protein, with protein MLDWNEYRKELAGRLGEFSELSPGTMEGYKALSGAGRKTGHLDAKTRELIAIAVGVTTRCDGCIAVHTKAAKAAGASREEIAEALGVAVALNAGAAMVYSARALDALDE; from the coding sequence ATGCTGGACTGGAACGAATACCGCAAGGAATTGGCAGGCAGGCTGGGAGAGTTTTCCGAGCTGAGCCCGGGCACCATGGAGGGCTACAAGGCCTTGTCCGGCGCGGGCAGGAAGACCGGCCATCTCGATGCCAAGACGCGAGAGCTGATTGCCATTGCCGTAGGTGTGACCACGCGCTGCGACGGCTGCATCGCCGTGCATACCAAGGCCGCCAAGGCTGCTGGTGCCAGCCGGGAAGAAATTGCCGAAGCCCTGGGTGTGGCCGTGGCCTTGAATGCGGGCGCCGCCATGGTCTACTCGGCCCGTGCTCTCGATGCCCTGGACGAGTAA
- a CDS encoding HlyD family secretion protein yields the protein MSDSQQPHSPAASAATAAPSPAAALPPTPKKIKPSLRSVLIMLVVALAGMLLVLRAWNLWPFNSSVVTTDNAYVRGAVTVLAPQVNGYVTEVLVKDYEQVKAGQPLVRIDSRSYEAAVAQAQAQLANAQAQLSNSEQTQAQNRATLSASRAGLAAVEAEAQRSQAELKRVQELAERGSVSLNERDKVRATSRLAATNVAKAQADIAINHEKIKATTVGRDSLKAQVQMAEALLRQAQINLDNTVVHAPSDGQVSEVAVRKGQYVAAGTQLMYVVPPTYWVVANYKETQTARVQIGQLVSFSVDALGGLRLKGHVLEIAPATGSEFSVLKADNATGNFTKVVQRLPIKIAIDEGQADAARLRPGMSVIVRLDTAQKAEHSAQTPQAIDVDLAQKSQAPAASAPEQTKP from the coding sequence ATGAGCGACAGTCAACAACCCCATTCCCCCGCCGCCTCTGCGGCGACAGCTGCCCCTTCACCCGCTGCAGCATTGCCTCCCACGCCGAAGAAGATCAAGCCTTCTTTGCGCAGTGTGCTCATCATGCTGGTGGTGGCCCTGGCAGGCATGCTGCTCGTGCTGCGGGCCTGGAATCTGTGGCCCTTCAACAGCTCGGTGGTGACCACGGACAATGCCTATGTGCGCGGCGCCGTCACCGTGCTGGCACCGCAGGTCAATGGCTACGTGACCGAGGTGCTGGTCAAGGATTACGAGCAGGTCAAGGCCGGCCAGCCGCTGGTGCGCATCGATAGCCGCAGCTATGAAGCGGCTGTCGCGCAGGCGCAGGCGCAACTGGCCAATGCCCAGGCGCAGCTGAGCAATTCCGAACAGACCCAGGCCCAGAACCGGGCCACCCTGAGCGCCAGTCGTGCCGGTCTGGCTGCCGTGGAGGCAGAGGCCCAGCGTTCGCAGGCAGAACTCAAGCGTGTGCAGGAGCTGGCCGAGCGAGGCTCCGTGTCTCTGAACGAACGCGACAAGGTGCGCGCCACCTCGCGCCTGGCCGCGACCAATGTGGCCAAGGCCCAGGCAGACATCGCGATCAACCATGAAAAGATCAAGGCCACGACCGTGGGCCGTGACTCTCTCAAGGCCCAGGTGCAGATGGCCGAGGCGCTGCTGCGCCAGGCACAGATCAATCTGGACAACACCGTGGTCCATGCGCCCAGCGACGGACAGGTCAGCGAGGTAGCGGTGCGCAAGGGCCAGTACGTGGCGGCCGGTACGCAGCTCATGTATGTGGTGCCGCCCACTTACTGGGTGGTGGCCAACTACAAGGAAACCCAGACCGCCCGGGTGCAGATCGGCCAGCTCGTGAGCTTCAGCGTGGACGCGCTGGGCGGCTTGCGCCTCAAGGGCCATGTGCTGGAGATTGCACCGGCCACGGGTTCGGAGTTCAGCGTGCTCAAGGCCGATAACGCCACGGGCAATTTCACCAAGGTCGTTCAGCGTCTGCCCATCAAGATTGCCATCGACGAGGGCCAGGCCGATGCAGCGCGCCTGCGCCCCGGCATGTCGGTCATTGTGCGCCTCGATACTGCGCAAAAAGCAGAGCATTCAGCTCAGACGCCTCAAGCGATTGATGTCGATTTGGCTCAAAAATCTCAAGCGCCAGCAGCTTCCGCACCCGAACAGACCAAGCCATGA
- a CDS encoding type 1 glutamine amidotransferase: protein MKPVAILQHEASQGPGILLDHLRQQDIAHVLIDPCAEDAAPANARDYRGIIVLGSNHCANEHLQWIDEERGLLQSALLHDIPVLGHCFGAQMLARAMGARVWRNPCPNIGWSEVRITACAQQLMSLPAQATIFNWHYDSFDIPTAARRTMYGRHCLNKGFVHGRQWAFQGHLEVTADSVRQWCGEGHDELLQARGPAVQSEAQILARLPQHIGQLHAMALRTYKAWTDQLDRPVSVACSGPSETLNRFRLRSGEYLRMQL, encoded by the coding sequence ATGAAGCCTGTCGCCATCCTCCAGCACGAAGCATCGCAAGGCCCCGGCATTTTGCTCGACCATCTGCGCCAGCAAGACATTGCCCATGTGCTGATAGATCCCTGTGCCGAAGACGCGGCACCGGCCAATGCGCGCGACTATCGCGGCATCATCGTGCTGGGCAGCAACCATTGCGCCAACGAGCATCTGCAATGGATCGATGAGGAACGCGGCCTGCTGCAAAGTGCACTGCTGCACGACATCCCCGTGCTGGGCCACTGCTTTGGCGCGCAGATGCTGGCCCGCGCCATGGGCGCACGCGTCTGGCGCAACCCCTGCCCGAACATAGGCTGGAGCGAGGTCCGCATCACTGCCTGCGCCCAGCAACTGATGAGCCTGCCCGCGCAAGCCACCATCTTCAACTGGCACTACGACAGCTTCGACATTCCCACGGCAGCCAGGCGCACCATGTACGGTCGGCATTGCCTGAACAAGGGCTTCGTCCATGGTCGGCAATGGGCGTTTCAAGGCCATCTGGAAGTGACCGCAGACAGCGTACGTCAATGGTGCGGCGAGGGCCATGACGAGCTGCTGCAGGCCCGGGGACCGGCCGTTCAGAGCGAGGCCCAGATCCTGGCTCGACTGCCGCAACACATAGGCCAGCTGCATGCCATGGCGTTGCGTACCTACAAGGCATGGACCGATCAGCTGGACAGGCCTGTTTCGGTGGCCTGCAGCGGCCCCTCGGAAACTCTGAACCGATTTCGCCTGCGCTCCGGCGAATACCTTCGCATGCAGCTATGA
- a CDS encoding YwqG family protein, whose product MDFTTLEKHLDTSPLLKAHKQYFLNLAQPAVAIRLSPTMGEPLQSRFGGQPIVPAGFVWPEHPDGHYLFVGQINFAELSAGPGRPAELPASGLLSLFYGFDEDDAIFWRDQDYLKAFYWPDISGMHEIQAPHQWVTDSRALQFENCIDLPRHEELRKDWPVEFDELQDWLHGLEESGELPRDYLLGRPSWDSLGYDPTPEAEEHPGSSHWRSLLTLQSHEEFHWCWQDGARLMAFIEDARLRARDFSHLQVDCG is encoded by the coding sequence ATGGACTTCACAACGCTTGAAAAACACCTGGATACCTCGCCGCTGCTGAAGGCGCACAAGCAATACTTCCTGAATCTGGCCCAGCCCGCCGTCGCCATTCGCCTGAGCCCCACCATGGGCGAGCCCTTGCAAAGCCGCTTTGGCGGCCAGCCCATCGTGCCTGCGGGCTTTGTCTGGCCCGAGCATCCGGACGGCCACTACCTGTTTGTAGGTCAGATCAACTTTGCCGAACTCTCCGCCGGACCCGGTCGCCCTGCAGAGCTGCCGGCCAGCGGCCTGCTGTCGCTGTTCTACGGCTTTGACGAGGACGACGCCATCTTCTGGCGCGACCAGGACTATCTCAAGGCGTTCTACTGGCCGGACATCAGCGGCATGCATGAGATCCAGGCTCCCCATCAGTGGGTCACGGACAGCCGTGCGCTGCAGTTTGAGAACTGCATCGACCTACCTCGCCACGAGGAGCTGCGCAAGGACTGGCCAGTCGAGTTCGATGAACTCCAGGACTGGCTCCATGGACTTGAAGAAAGCGGCGAGCTGCCTCGCGACTATCTGCTGGGCCGCCCCTCCTGGGACAGTCTGGGCTACGATCCCACGCCCGAGGCTGAGGAGCACCCCGGCAGCTCGCACTGGCGCTCGCTACTGACGCTGCAGTCACACGAGGAATTCCACTGGTGCTGGCAGGACGGGGCACGCCTCATGGCCTTTATCGAAGATGCCAGGCTGCGCGCCAGGGACTTTAGCCATTTGCAGGTGGACTGCGGCTGA
- a CDS encoding efflux transporter outer membrane subunit, which yields MKNAFPTVRALPLALAFLMAGCSVPSLTRAPDSARPAVPVSWSADQAAGAASAVQVGWWQAFSDVQLSRWVELALARNNDVLTALARVEEARANLDVAGSAAAPQLSLSAPGSANRSLSARTGQMVHVRSAQPVLQASWELDLWDRLGSLSRAADKRLQASQVDRDAVRLTVAATVAQAYIALRSLQAQLAVAEDTVKSREEAVRLLTDQVRVGYISQLQQSQALAELESVRQSVQQMSLALQRQRIALMQLVGGSGDDQAQALARSSLSEHAGLESMSLPAMPVPGLPSGLLERRPDIARAQLLLAASDSNLAAQRAAFLPHVSLSANFGSLFINALDYNPARVWSLGGSILAPLFNGGRLQGQFDAASAQRDQAAYAYRGVVIKAFGDVETALVSSQQLQAQWEHAKEREKVLGRTLGFAKDRYEAGYASYLEELDAQRNLFAVQQEVLRLRQSQLENAVALYQALGGGWQLADTTAPQP from the coding sequence ATGAAGAACGCCTTCCCTACCGTGCGTGCCTTGCCCCTGGCGCTTGCATTCCTGATGGCTGGCTGCAGCGTGCCCAGCCTGACTCGGGCTCCGGACAGCGCTCGGCCTGCGGTGCCGGTCAGCTGGAGCGCGGACCAGGCCGCAGGTGCTGCCAGCGCAGTCCAGGTCGGCTGGTGGCAGGCCTTTAGTGATGTGCAGTTGAGCCGCTGGGTGGAACTGGCGCTGGCGCGCAACAACGATGTCCTCACCGCCCTGGCCCGCGTGGAGGAGGCGCGCGCGAATCTCGATGTGGCCGGTTCTGCCGCGGCGCCACAGCTGTCGCTCAGCGCACCGGGCTCGGCCAACCGTAGCCTGAGCGCGCGAACCGGCCAGATGGTGCATGTGCGTTCGGCCCAGCCCGTGTTGCAAGCGAGCTGGGAGCTGGATCTCTGGGATCGCCTGGGCAGTCTGAGCCGGGCTGCCGATAAACGCCTGCAGGCCAGCCAGGTGGATCGCGACGCGGTACGTCTGACGGTGGCCGCGACCGTGGCGCAGGCCTATATCGCTCTGCGCTCGCTGCAGGCCCAGCTTGCCGTGGCCGAGGACACGGTGAAGTCGCGCGAGGAAGCGGTGCGCCTGCTCACCGATCAGGTGCGTGTGGGCTATATCTCGCAGCTGCAGCAAAGCCAGGCGCTGGCCGAGCTGGAAAGCGTGCGGCAATCGGTGCAGCAGATGTCCCTGGCGCTGCAGCGCCAGCGCATAGCGCTGATGCAGCTGGTGGGCGGCAGCGGTGATGACCAGGCACAGGCCTTGGCCCGCTCCAGCTTGAGCGAGCATGCCGGGCTCGAGTCCATGAGCTTGCCCGCCATGCCTGTACCTGGCTTGCCGTCAGGCTTGCTGGAGCGCCGCCCCGACATTGCGCGCGCCCAGTTGCTGCTGGCGGCCAGCGACAGCAATCTTGCGGCACAGCGCGCGGCCTTTTTGCCCCATGTGAGCCTGAGTGCAAACTTCGGCAGCCTGTTCATCAACGCTCTGGATTACAACCCGGCGCGGGTCTGGTCGCTGGGCGGCAGCATTCTGGCGCCGCTGTTCAACGGCGGTCGCCTGCAGGGGCAGTTCGATGCGGCATCTGCCCAGCGCGATCAGGCCGCCTATGCCTATCGCGGTGTGGTCATCAAGGCCTTTGGCGATGTGGAAACAGCCCTGGTCAGTTCCCAGCAACTGCAGGCCCAGTGGGAGCATGCCAAGGAACGCGAAAAAGTGCTGGGTCGTACCCTGGGCTTTGCCAAGGATCGCTATGAGGCCGGCTATGCTAGCTATCTGGAGGAGCTGGATGCCCAGCGCAATCTGTTTGCCGTACAGCAGGAAGTGCTGCGCCTGCGTCAGAGCCAGCTGGAAAACGCCGTGGCGCTGTACCAGGCGCTAGGCGGTGGCTGGCAGTTGGCCGATACAACTGCCCCGCAACCTTGA
- a CDS encoding potassium transporter Kup — translation MSQSKHGLQGDGKAGQGSSQSALTLAALGVVFGDIGTSPLYAFKEAFTGAHGLTVGPENVLAALSALLWAVIVIVAIKYVWVVLSHDNDGEGGVLALTALAHRVMGDQSRRSRFVVAAGVFAAALFYGDAIITPAISVLSAVEGMSIATPEFEHFIVPITIGILIGLFSIQMKGTSVVGKLFGPVTIVWFLCIAWAGVASIVQTPMVLQAVNPLHALRFAVQHTDKAFFLLSAVFLAMTGAEALYADMGHFGSRAVRLGWYGLVFPSLMLNYFGQGALLLRDATAASNPFFLLASPSWLLIFVVLATAATVIASQATISGAYSMTLQASRLGYLPRVRVLHTSDQEQGQIYIPSVNWLMLLAVIALVLAFKSSGALAAAYGIAVSGTMLITTMLVGFVVYLGRSRSRAVTLAALACFALLEIGFFASNLTKLEQGGWLPLTLGAIIFIALTTWRDGTQLVAEHRRRLDIPMSDLMSSPMSGVPVVSGTAVYLTSDPKLVPNALFHNLKHFKVMHEQTVFLHVINENTPYVHDGERLQLKPMCNGVWALDMHFGFREQPDIPAALKRMTPDVDGEIPNLDPMTTSFFVARVQVVDGPGGLSAWRCALFGWMSRQSASAATYYKLPANQVVELGTQVVL, via the coding sequence ATGTCACAGAGCAAACATGGGCTTCAGGGGGATGGAAAAGCAGGGCAGGGCAGCAGCCAGTCGGCACTGACACTGGCAGCGCTGGGCGTGGTGTTCGGCGATATCGGCACCAGCCCGCTCTATGCGTTCAAGGAGGCTTTTACCGGCGCCCATGGACTGACGGTGGGGCCCGAGAATGTGCTGGCCGCGCTCTCGGCCCTGCTCTGGGCCGTGATCGTCATCGTCGCCATCAAGTATGTGTGGGTGGTGCTCAGCCACGATAACGACGGCGAGGGCGGCGTGCTGGCGCTGACGGCGCTGGCCCATCGCGTGATGGGCGATCAGTCGCGCCGCTCGCGCTTTGTGGTCGCTGCCGGAGTGTTTGCGGCCGCACTGTTCTATGGGGACGCCATCATCACGCCGGCGATTTCCGTGCTCTCCGCCGTGGAGGGCATGAGCATTGCCACGCCGGAGTTCGAGCACTTCATCGTCCCCATCACCATCGGCATTCTGATCGGGCTGTTCTCCATTCAGATGAAGGGCACCAGTGTGGTGGGGAAGCTGTTCGGCCCGGTCACCATTGTCTGGTTCCTCTGCATTGCCTGGGCAGGCGTGGCCAGCATTGTGCAGACGCCCATGGTGCTGCAGGCCGTCAACCCGCTGCATGCGCTGCGTTTCGCCGTGCAACACACGGACAAGGCCTTCTTTCTGCTCTCGGCCGTGTTTTTGGCCATGACAGGTGCCGAAGCTCTTTATGCCGATATGGGTCACTTCGGCAGCCGGGCCGTGCGTCTGGGCTGGTACGGGCTGGTGTTTCCGTCTCTGATGCTCAATTACTTCGGTCAGGGTGCCTTGCTGTTGCGCGATGCGACTGCGGCCAGCAATCCCTTTTTCTTGCTGGCCTCACCGTCCTGGTTGCTGATTTTTGTGGTGCTGGCCACGGCTGCCACGGTGATTGCCTCGCAGGCGACCATCTCCGGAGCCTATTCCATGACGCTGCAGGCCAGCCGTCTGGGGTATTTGCCACGTGTGCGTGTGTTGCATACCTCCGATCAGGAGCAGGGGCAGATCTATATTCCCAGCGTGAACTGGTTGATGCTGCTGGCCGTGATCGCGCTGGTGCTGGCCTTCAAGTCCTCTGGGGCACTGGCGGCGGCCTATGGCATTGCCGTGTCGGGCACCATGCTGATCACCACCATGCTGGTGGGCTTTGTGGTCTATCTGGGGCGTAGCCGATCAAGAGCCGTGACGCTGGCAGCGCTGGCCTGTTTTGCGCTGTTGGAGATAGGCTTTTTTGCCTCCAACCTGACCAAGCTGGAGCAGGGCGGCTGGCTGCCGCTGACTCTGGGCGCCATCATCTTCATCGCGCTGACCACATGGCGCGACGGTACCCAGCTGGTGGCCGAACATCGCCGTCGCCTTGATATTCCCATGAGCGATCTGATGAGCTCGCCCATGAGCGGCGTGCCGGTGGTGTCCGGCACGGCCGTCTATCTGACTTCCGACCCCAAGCTGGTGCCGAATGCGCTGTTCCACAATCTCAAGCATTTCAAGGTCATGCATGAGCAGACGGTATTTCTCCACGTGATCAACGAGAACACGCCCTATGTGCATGATGGCGAGCGCCTGCAGCTAAAGCCCATGTGCAATGGGGTCTGGGCATTGGACATGCATTTCGGCTTTCGCGAGCAGCCCGATATTCCGGCGGCACTCAAGCGGATGACACCGGATGTCGATGGCGAGATACCGAACCTCGACCCCATGACGACCAGCTTTTTCGTCGCCAGGGTACAGGTGGTGGACGGGCCAGGCGGTCTTTCCGCCTGGCGCTGTGCGCTGTTTGGCTGGATGTCGCGCCAGTCGGCCAGCGCAGCTACTTATTACAAGCTGCCTGCGAACCAGGTGGTGGAACTGGGCACGCAGGTCGTGCTTTGA
- a CDS encoding ribosomal protein L7/L12 has protein sequence MPTQIPADILKQWQSGHKIEAIKQLREQGGLGLKEAKDMLEASDEPDFVQHGATEQTQAMQQLREQLEKLGMKDATLLLDQLNRDGAAPGSSFSSIKTTTTTVNGKTTTSVTVSGDHAEAIEALMSGANAVPAKTRAEVEDAMARGNKIEAIKLLRDATGLGLAQAKDHIDAAMDGIALDWQILQRQSARASVPNSFQPGAPSPGEVPRGQGRYLWLLVLALAAVGLWYYFKMPWSL, from the coding sequence ATGCCCACACAGATTCCGGCAGACATCCTCAAGCAATGGCAAAGCGGTCACAAGATCGAAGCCATCAAACAGCTGCGCGAGCAAGGCGGGCTGGGTCTGAAGGAGGCCAAAGACATGCTGGAAGCCAGCGACGAGCCCGACTTTGTCCAGCATGGCGCGACAGAGCAGACGCAAGCCATGCAGCAGTTGCGCGAGCAGCTGGAAAAACTGGGCATGAAAGATGCCACTTTGCTGCTGGACCAGCTGAATCGGGACGGCGCCGCGCCCGGCAGTTCCTTCTCCTCCATCAAGACCACCACCACGACCGTCAATGGCAAGACCACCACCAGCGTCACCGTGAGCGGGGATCATGCAGAGGCCATAGAGGCGCTGATGTCGGGCGCGAACGCAGTGCCCGCAAAGACCAGGGCCGAGGTGGAAGACGCCATGGCACGCGGCAACAAGATCGAGGCCATCAAGCTGCTGCGCGACGCCACGGGCCTGGGTCTGGCCCAGGCCAAGGACCATATCGATGCGGCCATGGACGGCATTGCGCTGGACTGGCAGATCCTGCAACGGCAATCGGCGCGGGCCAGCGTCCCCAACAGCTTTCAGCCCGGAGCGCCATCGCCGGGCGAGGTCCCCAGAGGGCAAGGCCGGTATCTGTGGCTGCTGGTGCTGGCACTGGCTGCCGTCGGCCTTTGGTATTACTTCAAGATGCCTTGGAGCCTATAG